A window of Flavobacterium psychrophilum genomic DNA:
AGGTGAAGCTAATCTTGCAAAACGTTTTGACATTAACAAAACTAAGGCTGAGAAATTCACATTTGTAATGAAGTACAATAACAAAATGTTTGTTGAGACTGTTGCCGCAAGGTAACAGCAAAAGGTTAGGTTTGTTCTACAAAAAAGGCTTCTGTTGGGGAAGCCTTTTTTTTGTTCTATAGTATCCCGGAAATACTGTCCAGTATCCAGTTGGTATGTGCTCCGCTGCGCCCTAATGACGGATGCTGACCCTTGCCTGCCAGGTGTTGCTGCATATTCTTAACGTGGTACAGTTGTATATTTTCAGGATGTTCAATACTCAGTTCCTCCCTGTTATCTGCAGTTGTAAGTACAAGCGGTACATCTTCGAAAACGGCGAATTCAATTTTACCCTTACTGCCAATAATTTCTACCCTGTCGGCTCTTTCAAAACTTCCAAAATTCCAGCTTCCGGTACCCGTTACACCCGATTCGTGCTGCCACGATGCCGAAAGGGCATCTTTAGCAGAATACAATCCCTGCTGGTTAAGCGAAGTTCCCGATACTTCTTTTACATTCCCAAAAAGGAAAGTAAAGAAGTCCAGCCCATGGCTGGCAAGGTCTTCAAAGTAGCCCCCCGCAGCAATTTTAGCATCAGTACGCCAATTGTATTCTCCCGAGATATCTACCGGCGAAGGTATTTTACTAAGATACCAATTTATGTGTCGTACGTCGCCAATCCTGCCTTCATCAATCCATGATTTTATCTTTAGAAAGCGTGGTAAAGAACGTCGGTAATACGCCACGAACAACGGCAAGCCCTTCGCCTCAAAAGCAGCACAAATGTCAAGGCATTCCTGATAGGATGGCGCCATAGGTTTTTCTATACAGCAAGGCTTACCTGCTTCGGCTACTTTTAGTGCATATAGCTTATGGCTATCAGGTGGCGTAGCAATATATACAGCATCGATTTCAGGATCGTTTATTAACGCATCAGCATCTGCGTAGTATTTAGGTACGTTATGTCTTTCTGCATAATCTTTAGCTTTTTCGGCATCGCGGCGCATAACGGCATGTAACGCAAAACCTTCGGTTTTTTGGTAGGCAGGTCCGCTTTTGCGTTCGGTAACATCGCCACAGCCTATAATGCCCCAGCGTATAAATTCAGATTGGTTTTCCATTGGTCGGTTTGTTATCAGATGCTAAAAATAAAGAAGTTTTTTCGCAGAAGCAACTTATAGTCAAAAAGACTATATAAGTTTGTTTCTTTTTTTTAAATAAGCAAACCCCAACGATATGATCATTGGGGTTTGCAGGATAGTTTATGTAGTATATTTAGAATGCTGTACTAATAGCTAGCGTAAAACCGGTACTCTCGGGCACAAAACGGCATACACCGCCCACACATACAAGCCCGCCACGCTGTCTTCCGTAGTTGGCAGCGATACGCGTAGCACCTACACGGTAAGCACCACCTACATTGTAGTAATGCGTTTGCTGGCTGCTATCGTCGTTACCGTAATTATAAATATCCCATACATAGAACGAATATTTATCGTTCAGGTTAAGCTCGATTGTACCTCCAGCCCAGTTTTTCTTATCGGCATCAGCCCACATGTGCTCTGCCTCTATTCTAATCGATTTATTTTCGGTAAAGTTATAAGTAGCCTCTCCGGTAACTATGTTGGTTTTAACGATCTCACCACCTTCAAGCCATTTTTTATTATAATACTGGTTGATGTAGTAAAACCCGGTAAGCCAGCTGTCAGAGAGCCTCTTTTTAATTTCGATGTTATAATCCGAGAAGTATTTTTCGCCAACACCAAAAAAGTCTGTACTGTAATCTGCCGGAACCGATCTGTATGACCCCGGAAGGTTATACCAGCTGGACATATTAACCGCTACTTTGGTTCCGTACTTACCTCCAACTGCAGTTCCTTTTGCGAAATCATAAAAAACATCGATCTGACCGCCTGTTTCCCCTGCCTTCATAATTGTAGGATCTACATAGTCTACCTTACTCTGCGCCTGGAAAACATAAATGTTTGCAAGGTTAGAGTGATGCTGTTTAGTTAACGCCGGTGTAAAATTTAGTACCTTATCGTTAAAATTAAGGCTGGTAGTTAATAAATCGCCTGTAGAAGTTGGCACCCTTTCTGAAAGGTATTTCATGTTTTCCATTCTTCTAAGGGTTGCATCTATACCCAGTCCTGACTTAGAATATCCAAAGTTAAGCAATACTGCATTTCCGGACTTCACGAAGATATTGGTCAGATTATTTTGCGTACCTAATACTCCGTCCTTGTCTTTATAGCTGTATTCTGCAGAAGCATAAAATGCATCATGAATAAAATTCAGCCTTCCGGAAAAAGCATTTGTAAGGGCATCAAAAGTAGGATCGGGCAATTTTATTTTTTCATAACGACCTACGTAGCTTGCACCAAAAGAAAGATCGCTAACTTCAAACTTAAATAAGTTGCTTAGGTTAAAATCAGAGTCAAATCCATAAATATCGCCGGCTGCAACACCAAAACCACTTCGCTGCCTGCCGTAAAGTGCTGTAAGCCTTACATTATCGCTGGGGCGAAATATAATGCGCCCACCCCTTAATGCAGTATTTATGCCCAGTGCCCTGTCTTCCCATGCACGAAGCAGCATACCACTACCAAATTGTTCGTAAAAATATCCGGCAGTAAATTCAAACTTACCTGTTTTATAAGCAGCGTAGTAGGTTCCGAGGTCTGTTCCTTTAAAACCGGGGTTATAATTTAATAATGCATTTGGCTCATACGATTCTACCTGCACTCCTGCAGAAAATCCTTTTAGCTGATAGTTAACAAGCAAGTAGTTGTTAGAACGCACCGGATCTTCGGGATGCTGAAGGTTACGCCCTTTATCATTTAAATACCATTGGGCATTAGATTCGAAACCACCGTAAATTTTGCCGTAATCTTTCTTTTCAATAGTATCATTTTCCTGAGCATATACCGAACCGGCTGCAAATGACAACAGCAACAAAAGTAATTTTTTCATCAATCTATAGCGACTTCAGTTTGTTATAAAGCTCTTTTTCGGCACCCTGGCTGTAACCATTGTGTATGTAAACTATTTTTTTGTTCTTAACTACTACTGTATAAGGTACGTTAGCAACAGAAAGCGCTCTTTTAAGATCCTGGTTAGTATCAAGCAATACTGTGTATGGCCATTTTTTACCATTAAGTAAAGGCTTTACTCTTTTCTGAGTACGTGAATCGTCAATAGAAACAGCCACAACCTCCATATTAAGCTCTTTTGTCCATTTTGAATAGTTATCGTTAATGGCATCAAGTTCATTAATGCATGGAACACACCATGTAGCCCAAAATGAAAAAACATAAAGTTTGTCTTTTTCGGCGAAATCACTTTTTACATTAAACGATTTGTTGTCTACCGACTTA
This region includes:
- a CDS encoding oxidoreductase, which translates into the protein MENQSEFIRWGIIGCGDVTERKSGPAYQKTEGFALHAVMRRDAEKAKDYAERHNVPKYYADADALINDPEIDAVYIATPPDSHKLYALKVAEAGKPCCIEKPMAPSYQECLDICAAFEAKGLPLFVAYYRRSLPRFLKIKSWIDEGRIGDVRHINWYLSKIPSPVDISGEYNWRTDAKIAAGGYFEDLASHGLDFFTFLFGNVKEVSGTSLNQQGLYSAKDALSASWQHESGVTGTGSWNFGSFERADRVEIIGSKGKIEFAVFEDVPLVLTTADNREELSIEHPENIQLYHVKNMQQHLAGKGQHPSLGRSGAHTNWILDSISGIL
- a CDS encoding thiol:disulfide interchange protein, with protein sequence MKKLVVLFLFLSASLYAQKEMPSVSIKSVDNKSFNVKSDFAEKDKLYVFSFWATWCVPCINELDAINDNYSKWTKELNMEVVAVSIDDSRTQKRVKPLLNGKKWPYTVLLDTNQDLKRALSVANVPYTVVVKNKKIVYIHNGYSQGAEKELYNKLKSL